A single region of the Devosia sp. FJ2-5-3 genome encodes:
- a CDS encoding glycosyltransferase family A protein — translation MPEAPRVSIILPHLNEPDLLSCLRSLDRQRADGIPFEVLVVDNGSTVLPEGTVSLVSGVRLLYQPIPGPGPARNLGAEEARGDLLLFIDADCIAMPHWLSRIVHYFDEHPEIDIIGGDIRIQPAKANQLTAVEAYESVYSYRARYYVERHGFAATGNMAVRAEVFRKVGPFGGIGTMEDTAWGQRATGMGHRIAFVEGACVKTPSCRSFGELARRWDRHIAHEFGEIEKSVMGKTRWLVKSAVMALSPFGEIPTILRSNRLDTAQERWRCFVCLAQVRLYRARRMVGLAWHDNASSMVDLWNREKR, via the coding sequence ATGCCCGAAGCGCCGCGTGTCAGCATTATTCTGCCCCATCTGAACGAACCCGACCTGCTCAGTTGCCTGCGATCGCTCGACCGGCAGCGTGCGGACGGCATCCCATTCGAGGTGCTCGTGGTCGATAATGGCTCGACAGTGCTGCCGGAGGGAACGGTGTCGCTCGTTTCGGGGGTCCGCCTGCTGTATCAACCCATTCCGGGGCCAGGCCCGGCCCGCAATCTTGGCGCCGAGGAAGCCCGCGGCGACCTTCTCCTCTTCATCGACGCGGACTGCATCGCCATGCCGCACTGGTTGTCGCGGATCGTACATTATTTCGACGAGCATCCCGAGATCGACATCATCGGTGGCGACATTCGTATCCAGCCTGCAAAGGCCAACCAGCTCACCGCCGTCGAGGCCTATGAGAGCGTCTATAGTTACCGCGCCCGCTATTATGTGGAGCGCCATGGCTTTGCCGCCACCGGCAATATGGCGGTGCGCGCGGAAGTGTTCCGCAAGGTCGGGCCCTTTGGCGGCATCGGCACCATGGAGGACACCGCCTGGGGCCAGCGCGCGACGGGCATGGGCCACCGCATCGCCTTTGTCGAAGGCGCCTGCGTCAAGACCCCTTCATGCCGGTCCTTCGGTGAACTGGCGCGTCGCTGGGATCGCCACATCGCCCACGAATTCGGCGAAATCGAAAAATCCGTCATGGGCAAGACCCGCTGGCTCGTAAAGAGCGCTGTCATGGCCCTGTCGCCGTTCGGCGAAATTCCAACCATCCTGCGCTCCAACCGACTCGACACCGCGCAGGAGCGCTGGCGGTGCTTTGTCTGCCTCGCGCAGGTGCGGCTTTATCGGGCCCGACGCATGGTGGGACTGGCCTGGCATGACAACGCATCCTCCATGGTTGACCTCTGGAACCGCGAAAAGCGCTAG
- a CDS encoding GMC family oxidoreductase, whose translation MPTGATHCIVGGGIAGLLLATRLARHHKRVMVLESGGLDFDGEIHDLNGIDDPDGRYGREKTGRYRGLGGSSSRWGGRIIPISPDEHGRRDHVAQEGWPFALETLDRYHHELEDLFQIGHDSFEDIDAAMPGATGLLLADVENFRARWAKCPTFARCNILTALGKEIRDSANLTVVLHATVVGFDLDREQGRLRALTARSLSGASVTVRAEEFTIAAGTIESTRLLLALDAANDGRAFAGTDALGRYFQDHLKAEVAVVNRQRPELTNHMLGFRFIKGTRRDLHLELAHSAQVEDGVSSGFVYVSMDLATSGLSIIRSIAHGLQERRLESGQLRQAIGQVGLLSTAAYWRLRYRQLYVPRDVPFRLMACVEQLPHPENRIRLSTQADRMGMKLAQFDWKPRAADEQTFRSTVRRLASYWKHSGFDNLCPLDWNPSVLDPAGNISDRAEACAHPSGSTRMGTDPASSVVGPNLRCHTIPNLAIASASVFPTAGSANPTFTIMKLAMWLGDSYLGRSTAADALRPGSKKEGSNPFGREPSFSS comes from the coding sequence TTGCCGACCGGCGCAACCCATTGCATTGTGGGGGGCGGGATAGCCGGGCTTTTGCTGGCGACCCGGCTCGCCCGGCACCACAAACGGGTAATGGTCCTCGAAAGCGGGGGGCTCGATTTCGACGGCGAGATACATGACCTCAATGGCATAGACGACCCGGATGGGCGCTATGGACGCGAGAAAACCGGTCGCTACAGGGGCCTCGGTGGCTCATCCTCGCGCTGGGGCGGGCGCATAATTCCGATCAGTCCGGACGAACACGGCAGGCGGGACCATGTCGCGCAGGAGGGGTGGCCCTTCGCGCTGGAGACACTCGACCGATATCATCACGAGCTGGAGGATTTGTTCCAGATCGGGCACGATTCCTTTGAAGATATCGACGCGGCCATGCCCGGGGCGACGGGCCTTCTTCTCGCCGATGTCGAGAATTTCCGGGCGCGCTGGGCCAAGTGCCCCACCTTTGCGCGCTGCAACATCTTGACCGCGCTGGGCAAGGAAATCCGAGACAGCGCCAATCTGACGGTCGTGCTCCATGCGACCGTGGTCGGTTTCGATCTCGACCGCGAGCAGGGGAGGCTGAGGGCGCTGACCGCACGCAGTCTTTCCGGAGCCAGCGTGACGGTCCGCGCCGAGGAATTCACGATTGCAGCGGGCACGATTGAATCAACCCGCCTTTTGTTGGCGCTCGATGCCGCCAATGACGGGCGCGCCTTTGCCGGCACCGATGCCCTGGGGCGCTATTTCCAGGATCATCTCAAGGCGGAGGTTGCCGTGGTCAACCGACAGCGCCCGGAGTTGACCAATCACATGCTCGGATTTCGCTTCATCAAGGGGACGCGACGCGACCTGCACCTCGAACTGGCCCACAGTGCGCAGGTCGAGGACGGTGTTTCGAGCGGCTTTGTCTATGTGTCGATGGATCTGGCAACTAGTGGACTGTCGATCATCAGGTCGATCGCCCATGGCTTGCAGGAGAGGCGGCTGGAAAGCGGGCAATTGCGCCAGGCCATCGGCCAAGTGGGGCTGCTGTCCACGGCTGCATACTGGCGGCTCCGCTACCGTCAGCTTTATGTGCCCCGCGACGTTCCATTCCGCCTGATGGCCTGTGTCGAGCAATTGCCCCACCCGGAAAATCGTATCCGCCTGTCAACACAGGCCGATCGCATGGGAATGAAGCTGGCCCAGTTCGACTGGAAGCCGCGCGCCGCGGACGAGCAGACCTTTCGATCAACGGTGCGGCGCCTGGCAAGCTATTGGAAACACTCGGGCTTCGACAATCTCTGCCCGCTTGACTGGAACCCTTCGGTGTTGGATCCGGCAGGCAATATCAGCGATCGGGCAGAAGCCTGCGCCCACCCGTCAGGCTCGACGCGCATGGGAACCGATCCTGCCAGCTCGGTGGTTGGACCGAATTTGCGGTGTCACACGATTCCCAATCTGGCAATTGCCAGCGCCTCGGTCTTTCCGACTGCGGGCAGCGCCAACCCGACCTTCACCATCATGAAGCTCGCCATGTGGCTGGGCGATTCCTATCTGGGCCGCTCGACAGCGGCGGACGCCTTGCGGCCGGGGAGCAAAAAGGAAGGCTCCAATCCTTTCGGACGGGAGCCTTCCTTCAGTTCGTAA